The following proteins are co-located in the Pseudomonas sp. ATCC 13867 genome:
- a CDS encoding acyl-CoA dehydrogenase: protein MDFAYSAKVQDLRERVTAFMEAYVYPAEKVFDEQVAQGDRWQPTAIMEELKARAKAEGLWNLFLPESELGAGLTNMEYAPLAEIMGRSLIGSEPFNCSAPDTGNMEVLVRYGSEEHKRTWLEPLLRGEIRSAFAMTEPGVASSDATNMEANAVRDGDEWVINGRKWWTSGACDPRCKIMIFMGLTNPDAPRHQQHSMILVPTDAPGVKILRPLPVFGYDDAPHGHAEVLFENVRVPYENVLLGEGRGFEIAQGRLGPGRIHHCMRSIGMAERALELMCKRSVSRTAFGKPLARLGGNIDLIANSRIEINQARLLTLNAAYMMDTAGNKIAQSEIAQIKVVAPNVALQVIDRAIQMHGGAGVSNDTPLAYFYAMQRTLRLADGPDEVHRAAIGKYEIGKYVPKDMLRSSR, encoded by the coding sequence ATGGATTTCGCTTATTCCGCCAAGGTTCAGGACCTGCGTGAGCGCGTCACCGCGTTCATGGAAGCCTATGTCTATCCCGCCGAGAAGGTGTTCGACGAGCAAGTGGCCCAGGGCGATCGCTGGCAACCCACGGCGATCATGGAAGAGCTCAAGGCCCGGGCCAAGGCCGAGGGCCTGTGGAACCTGTTCCTGCCCGAATCCGAACTGGGCGCCGGCCTGACCAACATGGAGTACGCGCCGCTGGCCGAGATCATGGGCCGTTCGCTGATCGGCTCCGAGCCGTTCAACTGCTCCGCGCCGGACACCGGCAACATGGAAGTACTGGTGCGCTACGGTAGCGAAGAGCACAAGCGCACCTGGCTGGAGCCGCTGCTGCGTGGCGAGATCCGCTCTGCGTTCGCCATGACCGAGCCGGGCGTGGCCTCGTCCGACGCCACCAACATGGAAGCCAACGCGGTACGCGACGGTGACGAGTGGGTCATCAACGGCCGCAAGTGGTGGACTTCCGGCGCCTGCGACCCGCGCTGCAAGATCATGATCTTCATGGGCCTGACCAACCCCGACGCGCCGCGTCACCAGCAGCACTCGATGATCCTGGTGCCCACCGACGCCCCCGGCGTGAAGATCCTCCGTCCGCTGCCGGTGTTCGGCTACGACGACGCCCCGCACGGCCACGCCGAAGTGCTCTTCGAGAACGTCCGCGTGCCCTACGAGAACGTGCTGCTTGGCGAAGGCCGCGGCTTCGAGATCGCCCAGGGCCGCCTCGGCCCAGGCCGTATCCACCACTGCATGCGCTCCATCGGCATGGCCGAGCGCGCGCTGGAACTGATGTGCAAGCGCTCCGTCAGCCGCACCGCCTTCGGCAAGCCGCTGGCGCGCCTGGGCGGCAACATCGACCTCATCGCCAACTCACGCATCGAGATCAACCAGGCGCGCCTGCTGACCCTCAATGCCGCGTACATGATGGACACCGCCGGCAACAAGATCGCCCAGAGCGAGATCGCCCAGATCAAGGTCGTGGCGCCCAATGTCGCCCTGCAGGTGATCGACCGCGCCATCCAGATGCACGGCGGCGCCGGTGTCTCCAACGACACCCCGCTGGCGTACTTCTACGCCATGCAGCGCACCCTGCGCCTGGCCGACGGCCCGGACGAAGTGCATCGCGCGGCCATCGGCAAGTACGAGATCGGCAAGTACGTGCCCAAGGACATGCTGCGCAGCAGCCGCTGA
- a CDS encoding TerC family protein has protein sequence MTALHAFLTEPFLGTAIWFWLAFLAIVILLLVLDLGVLQRDHHEIGVRESLMLSAGYFACGLAFGGWVWYEFGATSAVEYYTGFLVEQSLSMDNVFVMAMIFGFFGIPRRYQHQVLFWGILGAIVMRALMIGLGAALVKEFEWIMYVFGAFLLFSGVKMLFSKHDDEPDLANNPVLKFLRKRIRMTDTIHEHHFFVKMPDASGKLVRYATPLFLALVLIELADLVFAVDSVPAIFAITQDPFIVYTSNIFAILGLRALYFSLAAMIHRFVYLKYALALVLVFIGTKIFLHGFIGKVPAALSLGVTFGLLAGGILLSLIKTRRTREEPLEIVSQETVHASTGGEDRNR, from the coding sequence ATGACAGCTCTGCACGCCTTCTTGACCGAACCATTCCTCGGAACCGCCATCTGGTTCTGGCTGGCCTTCCTGGCCATCGTGATTCTCCTGCTGGTACTCGACCTGGGCGTTCTGCAACGCGATCACCATGAGATCGGCGTGCGCGAGAGCCTGATGCTGTCCGCCGGCTACTTCGCCTGCGGCCTGGCCTTCGGCGGCTGGGTCTGGTACGAGTTCGGCGCCACCAGCGCGGTGGAGTACTACACCGGTTTCCTCGTCGAACAGTCGCTGTCCATGGACAACGTGTTCGTCATGGCAATGATTTTCGGCTTCTTCGGCATCCCCCGCCGCTACCAGCACCAGGTGCTGTTCTGGGGCATCCTCGGCGCCATCGTCATGCGCGCGCTGATGATCGGCCTGGGCGCCGCGCTGGTGAAGGAGTTCGAGTGGATCATGTACGTGTTCGGCGCCTTCCTGCTGTTCAGCGGCGTGAAGATGCTGTTCAGCAAGCATGACGACGAGCCGGACCTGGCGAACAACCCGGTGCTCAAGTTCCTGCGCAAGCGCATCCGCATGACCGACACCATCCACGAGCACCACTTCTTCGTGAAGATGCCGGATGCCTCGGGCAAGCTGGTGCGCTACGCCACCCCGCTGTTCCTGGCGCTGGTCCTGATCGAGCTGGCCGACCTGGTGTTCGCCGTGGACAGCGTGCCGGCGATCTTCGCCATCACCCAGGATCCGTTCATCGTCTACACCTCGAACATCTTCGCCATCCTCGGCCTGCGCGCCCTGTACTTCTCGCTGGCGGCGATGATCCACCGCTTCGTCTACCTGAAGTACGCCCTGGCGCTGGTGCTGGTGTTCATCGGCACGAAGATTTTCCTGCACGGCTTCATCGGCAAGGTTCCCGCCGCCCTGTCGCTTGGCGTAACCTTCGGCCTGCTCGCCGGTGGCATCCTGCTGTCGTTGATCAAGACCCGCCGCACCCGCGAGGAGCCGCTGGAAATCGTGAGTCAGGAGACCGTGCATGCAAGCACTGGAGGTGAGGATCGAAACCGTTGA
- a CDS encoding substrate-binding domain-containing protein → MLHKARTGDSDAWPTTVAWLVIGFICYAFPWQAFAALPSSQAGEPVLRVQGSNTIGAHLLPALVKGLLASEGYQNVSSQPGKTENEQRIIGRSSDGREAIIDLAAHGSSTGFVALKEGIAELAAASRPIKDAEASALSASGNLRSAKAEQVIGIDGLAIIVNSANPLSELDTDTLARIFSGDVKSWEEIGGRGGAIHLYARDDNSGTFDTFRELVLASHGKALGNGAQRFESSDQLSAQVSGDPQGIGFVGLSSIKKAKALLIADGDSQAMPPSTTLVATEDYPLSRRLFLYMKPEESNRWARALLQFAQGDQGQALVSSSGFVGQRVQATKMSPRTSMPESYQALARDAQRLSVNFRFREGSATLDNKAQRDIERLLAYLQQNGKMNKQTVLVGFGDPKQDPARAELLSKLRAMAVRRELAKEGVMFRAISGLGDALPVAANSDDDGRVKNRRVEVWVY, encoded by the coding sequence ATGCTGCACAAAGCGCGCACTGGCGACTCGGACGCCTGGCCCACGACGGTCGCCTGGCTGGTCATCGGTTTCATCTGCTACGCCTTCCCGTGGCAGGCCTTCGCCGCCCTGCCCTCATCCCAGGCGGGCGAGCCCGTACTGCGCGTCCAGGGTTCGAACACCATCGGTGCCCACCTGCTGCCGGCGCTGGTCAAGGGCCTGCTGGCGAGCGAGGGCTACCAGAACGTCAGCAGCCAGCCAGGCAAGACGGAGAACGAACAGCGCATCATCGGGCGCTCGAGTGATGGCCGTGAGGCCATCATCGACCTGGCCGCTCACGGTTCCAGCACCGGCTTCGTGGCGCTGAAAGAGGGCATCGCCGAGCTGGCGGCGGCGTCCCGCCCGATCAAGGATGCCGAAGCCTCGGCGCTGTCCGCGTCGGGCAATCTGCGTAGCGCCAAGGCCGAGCAGGTGATAGGCATCGACGGCCTGGCGATCATCGTCAACTCCGCCAATCCGCTGAGCGAGCTGGACACGGACACCCTGGCACGCATCTTTTCCGGCGACGTGAAGAGCTGGGAGGAGATCGGCGGCCGCGGCGGCGCAATCCACCTCTATGCACGCGATGACAACTCGGGGACCTTCGATACCTTCAGGGAGCTGGTACTGGCCAGCCACGGAAAAGCGCTGGGTAACGGCGCGCAACGCTTCGAGTCCAGCGATCAGTTGTCCGCGCAGGTCAGCGGCGACCCGCAGGGCATTGGCTTCGTCGGTCTGTCGTCGATCAAGAAGGCCAAGGCGCTGCTGATTGCCGATGGCGACTCCCAAGCCATGCCACCGTCGACCACGCTGGTCGCCACCGAGGACTATCCGCTGTCGCGCCGCCTGTTCCTGTACATGAAGCCGGAAGAAAGCAATCGCTGGGCACGCGCATTGCTGCAATTCGCCCAGGGGGACCAGGGCCAGGCGCTGGTCAGCTCCAGCGGCTTCGTGGGGCAGCGGGTGCAGGCCACGAAGATGTCGCCTCGGACCAGCATGCCCGAGTCGTATCAAGCCCTGGCACGCGATGCCCAGCGGCTGTCGGTGAACTTCCGCTTCCGCGAAGGCAGCGCCACGCTGGACAACAAGGCTCAGCGCGATATCGAACGCCTGCTCGCCTATCTGCAACAGAACGGCAAGATGAATAAACAGACTGTACTGGTCGGCTTTGGCGATCCGAAGCAGGACCCGGCTCGCGCGGAGCTGCTGTCCAAGTTGCGCGCAATGGCGGTTCGCCGCGAACTGGCCAAGGAGGGGGTGATGTTCCGAGCGATCAGCGGCCTGGGCGATGCCTTGCCGGTCGCGGCCAACAGCGATGACGACGGACGGGTGAAGAACCGTCGCGTCGAGGTGTGGGTCTATTGA
- a CDS encoding response regulator, with the protein MARIALVGSVRSKLGASLKRLNGHQLVAQPTLARQALAELRADQFDLLVVMLELSDIHGLELLEMLRRNGQLPPSIPVLACSNLHSAMNIRRAMHFGASGFLFLNDCPALLEHIIDAVLQGGSIFPEHARLPVDEDARLHHALRFSTQQVAILHGLRHGRSSASLADFLNIPTASVSYCKRQMMRKLKAASLDDLIGISQEIGLI; encoded by the coding sequence ATGGCCCGTATTGCACTCGTTGGTTCTGTTCGAAGTAAGCTCGGTGCGTCCCTGAAGCGTCTGAACGGTCATCAGTTGGTTGCGCAGCCCACCCTGGCGCGGCAAGCGCTGGCTGAGTTGCGGGCTGATCAGTTCGATCTTCTGGTGGTGATGCTGGAGCTGTCCGACATTCATGGGCTGGAACTCCTGGAGATGCTCAGGCGTAACGGCCAACTGCCGCCTTCCATCCCGGTACTTGCCTGCTCCAACCTCCATTCGGCAATGAACATCCGGCGCGCCATGCATTTTGGTGCATCCGGCTTCCTGTTCCTGAATGACTGCCCGGCCTTGCTGGAGCACATCATCGATGCCGTTCTTCAGGGCGGCTCGATCTTTCCCGAGCACGCCCGGTTGCCGGTGGATGAAGATGCCCGCTTGCACCACGCGCTGCGTTTCTCCACCCAGCAGGTCGCGATATTGCACGGTCTGCGGCATGGGCGTTCTTCCGCATCCCTGGCGGACTTCCTGAATATCCCCACCGCGAGCGTCAGCTATTGCAAAAGGCAGATGATGCGGAAGCTGAAAGCGGCCTCGCTGGACGACCTGATCGGCATCAGCCAGGAAATTGGTTTGATCTAG
- the xthA gene encoding exodeoxyribonuclease III, protein MKIVSFNINGLRARPHQLQAIIERHQPDVIGLQETKVADDQFPRAEVEALGYHVHYHGQKGHYGVALLSRQEPLELQRGFPNDGEDAQRRFIWGTFKDAQGQPVTVMNGYFPQGENREHPVKFPAKQRFYADLQDLLETRFQPSQPLVVMGDINISPEDCDIGIGEENRKRWLKTGKCSFLPEEREWLARLKNWGLVDSFRLQNPEVSDRFSWFDYRSRGFEDEPKRGLRIDVILASEALRGRIASTGVDYDIRGMEKPSDHAPIWLQLS, encoded by the coding sequence ATGAAAATCGTCTCCTTCAATATCAACGGCTTGCGCGCACGTCCCCATCAACTGCAAGCCATCATCGAGCGCCATCAGCCGGACGTGATCGGCCTGCAGGAAACCAAGGTCGCGGACGACCAGTTCCCCCGCGCGGAGGTCGAAGCCCTCGGCTATCACGTGCACTACCACGGGCAGAAGGGCCACTACGGCGTCGCCCTGCTCTCCCGCCAGGAGCCGCTGGAGCTGCAACGCGGCTTCCCCAACGATGGCGAAGACGCGCAGCGCCGCTTCATCTGGGGCACCTTCAAGGACGCCCAGGGCCAGCCGGTTACCGTAATGAACGGCTACTTCCCGCAGGGCGAGAACCGCGAGCATCCGGTGAAATTCCCCGCCAAGCAGCGCTTCTACGCCGACCTGCAGGACCTGCTGGAAACCCGTTTCCAGCCCAGCCAGCCGCTGGTGGTGATGGGCGACATCAATATCTCGCCGGAAGACTGCGACATCGGCATCGGCGAGGAGAACCGCAAGCGCTGGCTGAAGACCGGCAAATGCAGCTTCCTGCCGGAAGAACGCGAGTGGCTGGCGCGCCTGAAGAACTGGGGCCTGGTGGACAGCTTCCGCCTGCAGAACCCGGAAGTGAGCGACCGCTTCAGTTGGTTCGACTACCGCAGCCGTGGTTTCGAGGACGAGCCCAAGCGTGGCCTGCGCATCGACGTCATCCTCGCCTCCGAGGCCCTGCGCGGGCGCATCGCCAGCACCGGCGTGGACTACGACATCCGCGGCATGGAAAAGCCCTCGGATCACGCACCGATCTGGCTACAACTGTCCTGA
- a CDS encoding GNAT family N-acetyltransferase, with product MPDSIAEVHLLDSGYSREVRSLLYHAYRHEPTFAYLFEADRPGFDQRVRATVRELVNQHFLEELPAIGLLREDRLVGVALIAPPQQRLDITESWAWRMRMLLTTGFRCTRRYLDYHAAVLGCLPPGPYHILPLIGIHPEFQGKHLGEQLLDALHAWCAEAGGSQGLVLDTGNARYLEFYRRHGYEELGEVALGPIREHVLFHPNPRPESQLVHSG from the coding sequence ATGCCCGATTCGATTGCCGAAGTGCATCTGCTCGACAGCGGCTACAGCCGCGAAGTCCGTTCGCTGCTTTATCACGCTTACCGCCACGAACCCACCTTCGCCTATCTGTTCGAGGCCGACCGCCCCGGTTTCGACCAGCGCGTACGCGCCACGGTGCGCGAACTGGTCAACCAGCATTTCCTCGAGGAGCTGCCGGCCATCGGCTTGCTGCGCGAGGACCGCCTGGTGGGCGTGGCATTGATCGCGCCACCCCAGCAACGGCTGGATATCACCGAGAGCTGGGCCTGGCGCATGCGCATGTTGCTCACCACCGGTTTTCGCTGCACGCGGCGCTACCTGGACTACCACGCCGCCGTGCTCGGCTGCCTGCCGCCGGGGCCGTACCATATCCTGCCGCTGATCGGCATCCACCCGGAGTTCCAGGGCAAGCACCTGGGCGAGCAACTGCTCGATGCGCTGCACGCCTGGTGTGCGGAGGCGGGTGGTTCCCAGGGGTTGGTGCTCGACACGGGGAACGCGCGGTACCTGGAGTTCTACCGGCGCCACGGCTACGAGGAGCTGGGGGAGGTGGCCCTGGGGCCGATCCGGGAGCATGTGCTGTTCCATCCCAATCCGAGGCCGGAAAGCCAGTTGGTGCATTCGGGGTAG
- a CDS encoding autotransporter assembly complex protein TamA, which translates to MRFVQGLLGLLLLMALCMHRALAAEAHLDVRITPAIPALKANIEAYVGSLGERDQAALRRMRRTTEEQARKAAQALGYYQARIRSRVRDVQPPTLRLNVAPGEPVHLRNVTIRVEGPAADLKSFRVPGGDALKPGAQLNHGAYEDAKRLIQNQASRFGFFRGQFSRQRLQVDPVAGVADVELVYISGPRSTLGKVEFSGDYPFDDELLQRMVPFKDGTPYDSELIAELNQALQSSGYFDGVRVDAAPPARSASEVIPVNVHLQVRKPRTMGLGLGFSTDVGPRAKANWTRHWVNPQGHSLGWEAEVSEPRQNVGAWYEVPLDPPLTDKLRLTSGYQNEDLVDTRSKLLTLGGEWHHKLDSGWQRVVSLNWQREEYKLGDDSGLSSFLMPGIGYSILEADNKIDPSRGYRLQFDVKGAKEGLLADADVAHINAMAKGLTSFWGGQRLLGRIQVGGIATNDYSSIPPSLRFFAGGDQSVRGYDYQTLSPKNSDGDRIGGRYMVAGSVEYQYPIAERWRLAAFVDQGNAFNSLDFPSIKTGVGFGVRWISPVGPLRLDLADGLDEDGGIRIHFSMGPEL; encoded by the coding sequence ATGAGATTTGTCCAAGGATTGCTTGGGCTGCTGCTGTTGATGGCGCTTTGCATGCACAGGGCGCTGGCGGCCGAAGCCCATCTCGACGTTCGCATCACTCCCGCCATCCCTGCGCTCAAGGCCAATATCGAGGCCTATGTGGGCAGCCTCGGCGAGCGTGACCAGGCGGCATTGCGGCGCATGCGGCGCACCACCGAAGAGCAGGCGCGGAAAGCCGCGCAGGCGCTGGGCTACTACCAGGCGCGCATTCGCAGCCGGGTGCGCGACGTTCAGCCGCCGACCCTGCGCCTGAACGTCGCGCCGGGCGAGCCGGTGCATCTGCGCAACGTCACGATTCGGGTGGAGGGACCGGCGGCCGACCTCAAGAGCTTCCGCGTGCCCGGCGGCGACGCCCTCAAGCCCGGCGCGCAACTCAATCACGGCGCCTACGAGGACGCCAAGCGGCTGATCCAGAACCAGGCGTCGCGCTTTGGCTTCTTCCGCGGGCAGTTCAGCCGGCAGCGGTTGCAGGTCGACCCGGTGGCCGGCGTCGCGGACGTCGAGCTGGTTTATATCAGCGGCCCGCGTTCCACCCTCGGCAAGGTCGAGTTCAGCGGCGACTATCCGTTCGACGATGAACTGCTGCAGCGCATGGTGCCGTTCAAGGATGGCACGCCCTACGACTCCGAACTGATCGCCGAGCTCAACCAGGCGCTGCAGTCCTCCGGCTACTTCGACGGTGTGCGCGTGGATGCGGCGCCGCCGGCCAGGTCCGCGTCCGAGGTGATCCCGGTCAACGTCCACCTGCAGGTGCGCAAGCCACGGACGATGGGCCTGGGCCTGGGTTTCTCCACCGACGTCGGGCCGCGCGCCAAGGCCAACTGGACGCGCCACTGGGTCAACCCCCAGGGCCATAGCCTGGGCTGGGAGGCGGAAGTCTCGGAGCCTCGGCAGAACGTCGGCGCCTGGTACGAAGTTCCGCTCGACCCGCCGCTGACCGACAAGCTGCGCCTCACCAGCGGCTATCAGAATGAAGACCTGGTGGACACCCGGAGCAAGCTGCTCACCCTCGGCGGCGAGTGGCACCACAAGCTCGACAGCGGCTGGCAGCGGGTGGTGTCGCTGAACTGGCAGCGCGAAGAGTACAAGCTGGGCGACGACTCGGGCCTGAGCAGTTTCCTCATGCCGGGCATCGGCTACTCGATTCTCGAGGCGGACAACAAGATCGACCCCAGCCGCGGTTATCGCCTGCAGTTCGATGTGAAAGGGGCCAAGGAAGGACTGCTGGCCGACGCCGACGTCGCGCATATCAATGCAATGGCCAAGGGCCTGACCAGCTTCTGGGGTGGCCAGCGTTTGCTCGGCCGCATCCAGGTCGGCGGCATCGCCACCAACGACTATTCCTCGATCCCGCCGTCGCTGCGCTTCTTCGCCGGTGGCGACCAGAGCGTGCGCGGCTACGACTACCAGACGCTGTCGCCGAAGAACTCCGACGGCGACCGCATTGGCGGGCGCTACATGGTCGCCGGCAGCGTCGAGTACCAGTACCCGATTGCCGAACGCTGGCGACTGGCGGCTTTCGTCGACCAGGGCAACGCCTTCAATTCGCTGGATTTCCCGTCGATCAAGACCGGCGTGGGCTTTGGCGTTCGCTGGATTTCCCCGGTCGGGCCGCTGCGCCTGGACCTCGCCGACGGCCTGGACGAGGACGGCGGCATCCGTATTCACTTCTCGATGGGGCCTGAACTGTGA